A window of the Hordeum vulgare subsp. vulgare chromosome 5H, MorexV3_pseudomolecules_assembly, whole genome shotgun sequence genome harbors these coding sequences:
- the LOC123399365 gene encoding bifunctional 3-dehydroquinate dehydratase/shikimate dehydrogenase, chloroplastic-like isoform X2 — MAAAMSVSAVVPPAAAVARARTLICVPATARAPRDMAAEVAAAAALGADLAELRLDRLAGFAPRRDLPALLAKPRTLPTLVTYRPKWEGGEYEGDDEPRFEALQLAMELGAEYVDIELKVADKFIKFMSGKKPENCKLIVSSHNYDNTPSAEELASLLAQIQATGADIVKIATTATEIVDVSRMFQILVHCQEKQVPIIGLVMNDRGFISRVLCPKFGGYLTFGSLEKGKESAAAQPTAADLINVYNIRQIGPDTKVFGIIGNPVGHSKSPILHNEAFRSVGLHAVYVPFLVDDLAKFLSTYSSPDFAGFSCTIPHKEAAVRCCDEVDPIARDIGAVNTIIRKPDGKLVGYNTDYVGAISAIEDGIRATQPTHSTTSPLAGRLFVVIGAGGAGKALAYGAKEKGARVVIANRTFARAQELGNLIGGPALTLAELENYHPEEGMILANTTAIGMHPNVNETPLSKQALKSYAVVFDAVYTPKETRLLREAAECGATVVSGLEMFIRQAMGQFEHFTGMPAPDSLMRDIVLRKT; from the exons atggcggcggcgatgTCGGTGTCGGCCGTGGTCCCGCCGGCGGCAGCGGTGGCGCGCGCGCGGACGCTGATCTGCGTGCCCGCCACGGCGCGCGCGCCGCGGGATATGGCggcggaggtggccgccgccgccgcgctcgGCGCCGACCTGGCGGAGCTCCGCCTCGACCGCCTAGCCGGGTTCGCCCCGCGCCGGGACCTGCCCGCGCTCCTCGCCAAGCCCCGCACGCTCCCCACCCTCGTCACATACAG GCCGAAGTGGGAAGGTGGTGAATATGAAGGTGATGATGAACCGCGATTCGAGGCACTTCAATTGGCAATGGAACTGGGAGCTGAATACGTTGATATTGAGCTTAAG GTTGCTGAcaaatttattaaattcatgtccGGAAAGAAACCTGAAAACTGTAAGCTCATTGTTTCATCCCATAACTATGATAACACTCCTTCGGCAGAagagcttgcaagcttgttggctCAGATTCAAGCAACAGGAGCTGATATAGTAAAAATTGCGACCACTGCTACTGAAATTGTTGATGTTTCAAGAATGTTTCAAATACTTGTACACTGCCAA GAAAAGCAGGTGCCGATCATAGGACTGGTGATGAACGACAGAGGTTTTATTTCCCGAGTTCTTTGCCCCAAATTCGGTGGATACCTTACTTTTGGCTCTCTTGAAAAAGGAAAAGAATCTGCAGCTGCACAGCCAACCGCTGCAGACTTGATTAATGTGTACAACATTAGACAGATAGGCCCAGATACTAAGGTGTTTGGTATTATTGGAAATCCTGTTGGACACAGTAAAAGCCCGATTTTGCATAATGAAGCTTTCAGATCAGTGGGTTTGCATGCTGTGTATGTGCCATTTTTGGTGGATGACTTGGCTAAATTTCTTTCAACCTACTCTTCGCCAGACTTTGCTGGCTTCAG TTGTACAATTCCCCACAAGGAAGCTGCAGTTAGGTGCTGTGATGAGGTCGATCCTATTGCCAGG GACATTGgagctgttaatacaattattagAAAACCTGATGGGAAACTTGTAGGCTACAATACTGATTATGTCGGTGCAATTTCTGCTATTGAAGATGGAATAAGAG CAACACAACCAACGCATTCTACCACGTCACCACTGGCTGGAAGGCTTTTCGTTGTTATTGGGGCTGGTGGTGCAGGGAAAGCACTTGCTTACGGTGCAAAAGAGAAGGGAGCAAGAGTTGTAATAGCAAACCGCACTTTCG CACGTGCTCAAGAACTTGGTAACTTAATTGGTGGGCCTGCTTTGACTCTTGCGGAGTTAGAAAACTACCATCCGGAGGAAGGGATGATTCTTGCAAACACAACAGCAATAGGAATGCATCCAAATGTCAATGAAACTCCTCTATCAAAG CAAGCGCTTAAATCTTATGCTGTTGTCTTCGATGCGGTCTACACACCGAAAGAGACGAGACTTCTTAGGGAAGCTGCAGAATGTGGAGCCACAGTTGTTAGCGGTTTGGAGATGTTCATAAGGCAAGCAATGGGTCAATTTGAGCATTTCACGGGCATGCCAG CTCCAGATAGCTTGATGCGTGATATTGTTCTGAGAAAGACATAA
- the LOC123399365 gene encoding bifunctional 3-dehydroquinate dehydratase/shikimate dehydrogenase, chloroplastic-like isoform X1, protein MAAAMSVSAVVPPAAAVARARTLICVPATARAPRDMAAEVAAAAALGADLAELRLDRLAGFAPRRDLPALLAKPRTLPTLVTYRPKWEGGEYEGDDEPRFEALQLAMELGAEYVDIELKVADKFIKFMSGKKPENCKLIVSSHNYDNTPSAEELASLLAQIQATGADIVKIATTATEIVDVSRMFQILVHCQEKQVPIIGLVMNDRGFISRVLCPKFGGYLTFGSLEKGKESAAAQPTAADLINVYNIRQIGPDTKVFGIIGNPVGHSKSPILHNEAFRSVGLHAVYVPFLVDDLAKFLSTYSSPDFAGFSCTIPHKEAAVRCCDEVDPIARDIGAVNTIIRKPDGKLVGYNTDYVGAISAIEDGIRATQPTHSTTSPLAGRLFVVIGAGGAGKALAYGAKEKGARVVIANRTFARAQELGNLIGGPALTLAELENYHPEEGMILANTTAIGMHPNVNETPLSKQALKSYAVVFDAVYTPKETRLLREAAECGATVVSGLEMFIRQAMGQFEHFTGMPAVDGKFRALAISVDNPSAVKGNRSTSLKPRL, encoded by the exons atggcggcggcgatgTCGGTGTCGGCCGTGGTCCCGCCGGCGGCAGCGGTGGCGCGCGCGCGGACGCTGATCTGCGTGCCCGCCACGGCGCGCGCGCCGCGGGATATGGCggcggaggtggccgccgccgccgcgctcgGCGCCGACCTGGCGGAGCTCCGCCTCGACCGCCTAGCCGGGTTCGCCCCGCGCCGGGACCTGCCCGCGCTCCTCGCCAAGCCCCGCACGCTCCCCACCCTCGTCACATACAG GCCGAAGTGGGAAGGTGGTGAATATGAAGGTGATGATGAACCGCGATTCGAGGCACTTCAATTGGCAATGGAACTGGGAGCTGAATACGTTGATATTGAGCTTAAG GTTGCTGAcaaatttattaaattcatgtccGGAAAGAAACCTGAAAACTGTAAGCTCATTGTTTCATCCCATAACTATGATAACACTCCTTCGGCAGAagagcttgcaagcttgttggctCAGATTCAAGCAACAGGAGCTGATATAGTAAAAATTGCGACCACTGCTACTGAAATTGTTGATGTTTCAAGAATGTTTCAAATACTTGTACACTGCCAA GAAAAGCAGGTGCCGATCATAGGACTGGTGATGAACGACAGAGGTTTTATTTCCCGAGTTCTTTGCCCCAAATTCGGTGGATACCTTACTTTTGGCTCTCTTGAAAAAGGAAAAGAATCTGCAGCTGCACAGCCAACCGCTGCAGACTTGATTAATGTGTACAACATTAGACAGATAGGCCCAGATACTAAGGTGTTTGGTATTATTGGAAATCCTGTTGGACACAGTAAAAGCCCGATTTTGCATAATGAAGCTTTCAGATCAGTGGGTTTGCATGCTGTGTATGTGCCATTTTTGGTGGATGACTTGGCTAAATTTCTTTCAACCTACTCTTCGCCAGACTTTGCTGGCTTCAG TTGTACAATTCCCCACAAGGAAGCTGCAGTTAGGTGCTGTGATGAGGTCGATCCTATTGCCAGG GACATTGgagctgttaatacaattattagAAAACCTGATGGGAAACTTGTAGGCTACAATACTGATTATGTCGGTGCAATTTCTGCTATTGAAGATGGAATAAGAG CAACACAACCAACGCATTCTACCACGTCACCACTGGCTGGAAGGCTTTTCGTTGTTATTGGGGCTGGTGGTGCAGGGAAAGCACTTGCTTACGGTGCAAAAGAGAAGGGAGCAAGAGTTGTAATAGCAAACCGCACTTTCG CACGTGCTCAAGAACTTGGTAACTTAATTGGTGGGCCTGCTTTGACTCTTGCGGAGTTAGAAAACTACCATCCGGAGGAAGGGATGATTCTTGCAAACACAACAGCAATAGGAATGCATCCAAATGTCAATGAAACTCCTCTATCAAAG CAAGCGCTTAAATCTTATGCTGTTGTCTTCGATGCGGTCTACACACCGAAAGAGACGAGACTTCTTAGGGAAGCTGCAGAATGTGGAGCCACAGTTGTTAGCGGTTTGGAGATGTTCATAAGGCAAGCAATGGGTCAATTTGAGCATTTCACGGGCATGCCAG CGGTTGATGGTAAATTCCGAGCGCTGGCAATTTCTGTGGACAACCCTAGTGCCGTGAAGGGAAACAGGAGCACATCACTCAAGCCTCGCTTGTGA
- the LOC123399366 gene encoding mitochondrial substrate carrier family protein ucpB → MASPMSGDARTPPRGAAPYALYQFGTSGAAVAVATAATHPLDVIKIRLQMQLAGQRGNLVGMGAIFKQMVEREGPRSLYLGFAPALTRSLIYGGLRLGLYEPCKHVCSYAFGSTNFAFKFASGVVAGALATALTNPMEVLKVRSQMSTSRISTIGVMKEIVSEEGVKALWKGVGPAMVRAGCLTASQMATYDEAKQVLLMWTPFEEGFQLHLMSSCIAGTAGTLVTAPIDMIKTRLMLQRESKGARVYRNGFHCAYQVVLTEGVKSLYKGGFATFARLGPQTAITFVACEKLRELAGMSAI, encoded by the exons ATGGCGTCGCCGATGTCCGGAGACGCACGCACGCCGCCCCGGGGGGCGGCGCCTTACGCCTTGTACCAGTTCGGCACCAgcggcgccgccgtcgccgtcgccaccgCCGCCACGCATCCGCTCG ATGTTATCAAAATTAGACTCCAAATGCAGCTTGCTGGGCAAAGAGGAAATTTAGTTGGGATG GGGGCAATATTTAAACAAATGGTAGAAAGGGAAGGGCCTCGATCACTCTACCTGGGATTTGCACCAGCATTGACTAGATCCCTCATCTATGGTGGCCTTCGATTAGGACTGTATGAGCCTTGCAAACATGTCTGCAGCTATGCATTTGGTTCAACAAACTTTGCTTTTAAATTTGCATCTGGAGTAGTTGCTGGTGCCCTAGCAACTGCATTGACAAATCCTATGGAGGTTTTAAAG GTGAGGTCACAGATGAGTACAAGCAGAATTAGTACAATTGGAGTGATGAAGGAAATTGTATCAGAGGAAGGAGTCAAAGCGCTTTGGAAAGGAGTTGGCCCAGCCATGGTGAGAGCAGGCTGCCTCACGGCATCACAAATGGCAACTTATGATGAGGCCAAACAG gtCTTGCTAATGTGGACACCATTTGAAGAAGGTTTTCAATTACATCTCAT GTCGAGTTGCATCGCTGGAACGGCTGGTACACTTGTGACTGCACCTATTGACATGATCAAAACAAGGCTAATGCTGCAACGAGAGTCCAAAGGTGCCAGAGTATACAGGAACGGTTTCCACTGTGCGTACCAG GTTGTCCTGACGGAGGGTGTAAAATCACTTTATAAAGG TGGGTTTGCCACCTTCGCAAGGTTAGGCCCTCAAACAGCAATCACTTTCGTCGCGTGCGAGAAGCTGCGCGAACTCGCTGGAATGTCTGCTATCTAG
- the LOC123395735 gene encoding phenylalanine--tRNA ligase, chloroplastic/mitochondrial, with amino-acid sequence MRPLIRTACLRARVRAMATLPTTTAAAFSSTRAPFPCSSPSPARRLLVATRLLPSAPAAAAAGARTLRTSAAAAEAAVEVGGVKIAREDVVKEDDPTNNVPDTIYSKIGLQLHRRDNHPLGILKNTIYDYFDKSFPSQFVKFDDLCPLVSTKQNFDDVLVPADHVSRSYNDTYYVDAQTVLRCHTSAHQAELLREGHTHFLVIGDVYRRDSIDSTHYPVFHQMEGFRVFSPDDWSGSGMDGTAYAATDLKKTLEGLATHLFGAVEMRWVDTYFPFTNPSFELEIYFQGDWLEVLGCGVTEQEILKSNGRTDHVAWAFGLGLERLAMVLFDIPDIRLFWSNDQRFTSQFSKGKLGVKFKPFSKFPPCYKDMSFWINDEFTENNLCEVVRGIAGDLVEEVKLIDNFTNKKGMTSHCYRIAYRSMERSLTDEEINDMQWNVREEVKSKLRVELR; translated from the exons ATGCGCCCGCTTATCCGAACCGCCTGCCTCCGCGCTCGTGTCCGCGCCATGGCCACGCTTccaaccaccaccgccgccgccttctCTTCCACACGCGCCCCTTTCCCATGCTCCTCTCCTTCGCCCGCCCGTCGACTGCTCGTCGCCACCCGCCTCCTCCCCTccgcgccggcggcggcggcggcaggggcacgAACCCTCCGGACctccgcggcggcggcggaggccgcCGTCGAGGTGGGTGGCGTCAAGATCGCGCGAGAAG ATGTCGTCAAGGAGGATGACCCGACGAACAATGTGCCAGACACCATTTATTCTAAAATTGGCCTTCAGCTGCACAGGAGGGATAACCACCCTCTAGGGATTCTCAAGAATACTATCTACGATTACTTTGACAAAAGTTTTCCTAGCCAGTTTGTCAAGTTCGATGACCTCTGCCCTCTTGTTTCTACTAAGCAG AACTTTGATGATGTCTTGGTCCCTGCCGACCACGTAAGCCGGAGTTACAATGACACATACTATGTCGATGCTCAAACAGTCTTGAGGTGTCATACCAGCGCTCATCAAGCAGAGCTGCTAAGAGAAGGGCATACACACTTTCTTGTAATTGGAGATGTTTATCGTAGGGATTCTATTGATTCAACTCATTACCCTGTCTTCCATCAG ATGGAAGGCTTTCGTGTCTTCTCTCCAGATGACTGGTCAGGCTCCGGCATGGATGGGACAGCATATGCAGCTACAGACCTCAAGAAAACACTGGAAGGCTTGGCAACACATTTATTTG GTGCTGTGGAGATGCGCTGGGTTGATACTTACTTCCCATTCACCAACCCATCCTTTGAACTCGAAATATATTTTCAG GGTGACTGGTTGGAAGTTTTGGGATGTGGGGTCACTGAGCAGGAAATTTTGAAAAGCAATGGTAGGACAGATCATGTTGCATGGGCCTTCGGACTAGGCTTGGAGCGACTAGCAATGGTCCTCTTTGATATTCCAGATATTCGGCTGTTCTGGTCAAATGATCAGCGGTTCACATCCCAG TTCTCTAAGGGCAAGCTTGGGGTCAAGTTCAAGCCATTCTCGAAG TTTCCACCCTGTTACAAGGATATGAGTTTCTGGATAAATGATGAATTTACAGAGAACAATTTATGCGAGGTTGTTAGAGGCATTGCTGGAGATCTTGTAGAGGAG GTAAAACTAATAGACAATTTCACAAACAAGAAAGGCATGACGAGTCATTGCTACAGGATAGCCTATAGGTCAATGGAACGTTCGCTCACAGACGAGGAGATCAACGACATGCAG TGGAACGTAAGGGAAGAGGTGAAAAGTAAATTGAGAGTTGAGCTGAGATAA